The region TTCCCGCCTGAAAAACCCGCAGCCGTTCATGATTTCGCACGGCTGCAGCCTCGGTGCCTACCATGCCCTGAATATTGCCTTTCGGCACCCGTACTGGTTTGGAAAGGTGGTTGCTTTTAGCGGGCGGTACAACTTATCGGAGCCGGTTGGTGAGTTTCGCGGGTTGTTTGACGACTATTACGACGAGGAAATCTACTTCCACAGCCCCAACCATTTTTTGCCCAATCTGGATGATATCGTCCTGCTCGAATCTCTCCGCCGACTTCAGATTGTGATGACCATTGGGGGCGAAGATCCGTTTCTGGGCAGCAATATCATGCTGAGTTCAGCCCTTCATGATAAACAGATTCCTCATGAACTGTACGTCTGGGAGGGCCGGGCGCATCAGGTCAGTGATTGGCAGAAAATGGTGCAGCTTTATTTGTGACCTTATTCAGGCTACAATCTATTTTCTGATGAACCGCATTACCGCAATATCGCCCATAATCAGCGTGAGCGTGTTGTCACTGACGGAGTAGCGATTCACGGTTTTTAATACGTTTAAAAACGTTTGTTCGCCGTCGCCAGGGCACATCATACGCGTTGTGGCCATTGGCTGGGTGAAATTGACTTTCGGACCATCCACAACGAGCTTTCCGTTGAACGAATTACAACTGGTCGACCCATTGAGCCGTT is a window of Spirosoma linguale DSM 74 DNA encoding:
- a CDS encoding conserved hypothetical protein (KEGG: rlt:Rleg2_2168 hypothetical protein), with the translated sequence MHREYHKWFSPNLNRDMELLILGHAGARVLVFPTRRGRFYEYESFGLADTLAEKIENGWLQLYCVDSVDHESVYNRSAHPHDRIRRHNQYEQYIINEVLPLSRLKNPQPFMISHGCSLGAYHALNIAFRHPYWFGKVVAFSGRYNLSEPVGEFRGLFDDYYDEEIYFHSPNHFLPNLDDIVLLESLRRLQIVMTIGGEDPFLGSNIMLSSALHDKQIPHELYVWEGRAHQVSDWQKMVQLYL